A stretch of the Notolabrus celidotus isolate fNotCel1 chromosome 3, fNotCel1.pri, whole genome shotgun sequence genome encodes the following:
- the katnb1 gene encoding katanin p80 WD40 repeat-containing subunit B1, whose amino-acid sequence MAAANTTKISWRLQEFEAHSRSVSCLSLAKSSGRLLATGGEDCTVNIWAVSKANCIMSLTGHKNPVECVLFNISEEQVVAGSRSGSIRIWDLEAAKSLRTLMGHKANITSLGFHPFGDFLASSSMDTNIKLWDVRRKGYVFRYKGHTQAVRSLAFSPDGKWLASASDDCTVKLWDLTQGKTITEFKSHTAAVNIVQFHPNEYLLASGSSDRTIKLWDLEKFRMIGSLEGDTTPVRSIFFSPDGSCLYSGATDSLRVFGWEPDRCFDVVPVGWGKVADLAVCNQQLIGVSHELSSVSSYVVDLKRVKKSGGSVIQGIIKDNQPLTEPKDPKGAALRRNYERPTTTCSSQRLRQSSEADRRSPEGERRSPSEDEAEEKLSSAEIHNAEDFKEIFQPKNAISRTPPKMSEPFPAPPEDETILAIGRQLKDMISPFPDKQQAAPLASSTPVQRVEPTVVSCVKRPVPSAVVPPPANPPSSGLPPPSQPVVITAKSKPQPKIILSTRNEPIGLNVADFLPSSPNNRAGALSDEEALLQIKKGHDTMCVMLSSRHKNLQTVRGVWAREDIKSALDAAVSMNDLSIVVDILNIINLQPSLWKLDLCTTILPQIDKLLQSKYESYMQTGCTSLKLIMKHFWMLISDTLKATPSVGVDITREERHHKCRACCKQLKNLSNVVKNKSTQVGRHGSAFKELQLLMAPLDDAL is encoded by the exons ATGGCTGCTGCCAACACCACCAAGATCTCATGGAGGCTAC agGAGTTCGAGGCTCACTCCCGCAGCGTTTCCTGTTTGTCTCTGGCAAAGAGCTCCGGCCGCCTGCTGGCCACAGGAGGGGAGGACTGCACGGTCAATATCTGGGCTGTCAGCAAGGCCAACTGCATCATG AGTCTGACGGGTCACAAGAACCCAGTGGAGTGTGTCCTGTTCAACATTTCAGAGGAGCAGGTGGTGGCCGGTTCAAGGTCTGGATCAATACGAATCTGGGACCTGGAGGCTGCAAAGA GTTTAAGGACTCTGATGGGACACAAAGCCAACATCACCAGCCTGGGCTTCCATCCGTTTGGAGACTTCCTTGCCTCAAGCTCCATGGACACAAAcatcaag CTGTGGGACGTGCGGAGGAAAGGATACGTGTTCAGATACAAG GGTCACACTCAGGCGGTGAGGAGTTTGGCCTtcagtccagacgggaagtggtTGGCCTCAGCCAGCGACGACTGCACCGTCAAG CTGTGGGATCTCACTCAGGGAAAGACAATCACAGAGTTCAAATCTCACACGGCGGCCGTCAACATCGTTCAGTTTCACCCCAACGAGTACCTGTTGGCATCAGGCAGCTCCGACAG GACCATCAAGCTGTGGGATCTGGAGAAGTTCAGGATGATTGGCTCATTGGAGGGAGACACGACTCCCGTCAG GAGTATATTCTTCAGCCCTGATGGCAGCTGTCTGTACAGCGGGGCCACAGACTCTCTGAGGGTCTTTGGCTGGGAGCCCGACCGCTGCTTCGATGTGGTGCCTGTGGGCTGGGGGAAAGTCGCTGACCTCGCAGTGTGCAACCAGCAGCTG ATCGGAGTGTCTCATGAGCTCTCCAGTGTGTCGTCCTACGTGGTGGATCTGAAGCGGGTGAAGAAGAGCGGTGGCTCTGTGATCCAAGGAATCATCAAGGACAACCAGCCGCTCACAGAGCCCAAGGATCCCAAAGGAGCAGCGCTGCGGAGGAACTACGAGAGACCCACAACCACCTGCAGCTCACAGAG GTTGAGGCAGAGTTCAGAAGCTGATAGGCGGAGCCCTGAAGGTGAGAGGCGGAGCCCGAGTGAAGACGAGGCGGAGGAGAAATTGTCGTCCGCTGAAATCCACAACGCTGAAGATTTCAAAGAGATCTTTCAGCCGAAGAACGCCATCT ctcgCACTCCTCCCAAGATGTCTGAACCTTTCCCTGCTCCTCCAGAGGACG AGACGATCTTAGCGATCGGCCGTCAGCTGAAGGATATGATATCTCCGTTTCCCGACAAGCAGCAG GCTGCTCCGCTGGCCTCCTCCACCCCTGTTCAGAGGGTGGAGCCTACAGTGGTGTCGTGCGTTAAGCGCCCTGTCCCCTCGGCTGTCGTCCCACCACCTGCCAACCCTCCCTCCTCTGGCCTGCCTCCTCCCTCTCAGCCTGTGGTCATCACGGCGAAGTCCAAACCACAACCTAAAATCATCCTCAGCACCAGGAACGAGCCCATCGGCCTGAACGTGGCCGACTTTCTGCCG tcTTCTCCAAACAACCGAGCCGGCGCTCTGAGCGACGAGGAGGCGCTGTTACAGATCAAAAAGGGTCACGACACCATGTGTGTGATGCTGAGCAGCCGACACAAGAACCTGCAGACGGTCCGAGGGGTGTGGGCCCGGGAGGACATCAAG agcgCTCTCGATGCTGCTGTCTCCATGAACGACCTTTCTATTGTAGTGGACATCCTCAACATCATCAACCTGCAGCC GTCTCTGTGGAAGCTGGACCTGTGCACAACGATCCTTCCTCAGATTGACAAACTGCTGCAGAGTAAATATGAGAG ttaCATGCAGACCGGCTGCACGTCTCTGAAGCTCATCATGAAGCACTTCTGGATGCTGATCTCGGACACGCTGAAAGCAACGCCCTCTGTGGGAGTGGACATCACACGAGAGGAGCG ACACCACAAGTGCAGAGCGTGCTGCAAGCAGCTGAAGAACCTGAGCAACGTGGTGAAGAACAAATCGACGCAGGTCGGCCGTCACGGCAGCGCCTTCAAAGAGCTGCAGCTGCTCATGGCGCCGCTCGACGACGCTCTCTGA
- the cog8 gene encoding conserved oligomeric Golgi complex subunit 8: MAAVDVEDESILASIFKDSFPDSWRDNPDFTAYLSELSSFGVEKLSREPERLAEERAQILQQTRELAFSNYQTFIRTADCTEHIYRDFGRVESSVSRLLDKLPSFGERCRGFMKEAEEIGASRRMNSLTLNRHTEILEILEIPQLMDTCVRNGYYEEALELAAYVKRLEKKHSSLPVIQGIVREVRQSTQLMLNQLLQQLRSNSQLPVCLRVIGYLRRMDVFTEAELRVKFLQARGTWLNSILTAIPEDDPYFHITKTIEACRVHLFDIITQYRAIFSDEDPLLPPAGGQVSVNEAAIFHGWVVQKVAEFLETLDRDLQRGVGGRLDSLLGQCMYFGLSFSRVGADFRGQLAPMFQRVAAETFRGAVQEAVEKFQEDMNLYTLISLPSVLGGTIPPVAPSTQPGTLQPPMSLLDFQPLACFLNNILTAFNDLRLCCPVGLAQDITQCLEDGLKLVTRQILVFHRAEESAFSSREKELFVQFCCAYAEDLLPFLNRCLQVLFPPAQLALILGVPVTQLHKHGSLGSVDLSSILEPLDFVLPEREPLPVAAPVPEFDISSELGSLTFDPQLAETIKDPDVKVESESPDSAKTGSGLGDSESEVTVTKSEEQDEEAMLEEEEEEEEFSLE, encoded by the exons ATGGCGGCGGTGGACGTGGAGGATGAGAGTATCCTGGCGTCGATCTTTAAAGACAGCTTCCCGGACAGCTGGAGGGACAACCCGGACTTCACGGCCTACCTGTCCGAGCTCAGCTCCTTCGGGGTGGAGAAGCTGAGCCGGGAGCCGGAGCGGCTGGCCGAGGAGCGGGCTCAGATCCTGCAGCAGACCCGGGAGCTGGCCTTCTCCAACTACCAGACCTTCATCCGGACCGCAGACTGCACCGAGCACATCTACAGGGACTTCGGCCGGGTGGAGAGCAGCGTGTCCCGGCTGCTGGACAAACTGCCCAGCTTCGGGGAGAGATGCAG AGGGTTCATGAAGGAGGCGGAGGAGATCGGAGCCAGCCGTCGGATGAACAGCCTCACGTTGAATCGTCACACAGAGATCCTGGAGATCCTGGAGATCCCTCAGCTCATGGACACCTGCGTTCGCAACGGATACTACGAGGAGGCTCTGGAGCTGGCAGCTTACGTGAAGAGGCTGGAGAAGAAGCACTCGTCACTGCCCGTCATCCAG GGGATTGTTCGTGAAGTGCGTCAGTCCACTCAGCTGATGCTCAAccagctcctgcagcagcttcGCAGCAACTCTCAGCTCCCCGTCTGCTTGCGTGTGATTGGATACCTGCGCAGGATGGACGTGTTCACGGAGGCGGAGCTCCGGGTGAAGTTCCTGCAGGCTCGTGGCACCTGGCTCAACTCCATCCTCACTGCCATCCCTGAAGACGACCCCTACTTCCACATCACCAAAACCATCGAGGCCTGCAGAGTCCACCTGTTCGACATCATCACCCAGTACAGAGCCATCTTCTCTGACGAGGACCCGCTGCTGCCCCCTGCAGGCGGGCAGGTGTCGGTGAACGAAGCAGCCATCTTCCACGGCTGGGTGGTGCAGAAGGTGGCGGAGTTCTTGGAGACACTGGACAGGGATCTGCAGCGGGGTGTGGGAGGCCGCCTGGACTCCCTGCTGGGTCAGTGCATGTACTTTGGCCTCTCCTTCAGCAGGGTGGGGGCGGACTTCCGCGGGCAGCTGGCGCCGATGTTCCAGCGGGTGGCGGCAGAGACGTTCCGTGGAGCGGTGCAGGAGGCTGTGGAGAAGTTCCAGGAGGACATGAATCTGTACACGCTCATCTCACTGCCCTCAGTGCTGGGAGGGACCatcccccctgtggcccccagCACCCAACCTGGCACCTTGCAGCCCCCCATGTCCCTGCTGGACTTCCAGCCGCTGGCCTGCTTCCTCAACAACATCCTGACGGCCTTCAACGACCTGCGGCTCTGCTGCCCCGTAGGACTGGCTCAGGACATCACACAGTGTCTTGAAGACGGTCTCAAGCTG GTGACCCGTCAGATTCTGGTGTTCCACCGGGCGGAGGAGTCGgccttcagcagcagagagaaggagcTGTTTGTTCAGTTCTGCTGTGCGTACGCTGAAGATCTGCTGCCGTTCCTGAACCGCTGCCTGCAGGTCCTGTTTCCTCCGGCTCAGCTGGCTCTCATTCTGG GTGTTCCTGTGACTCAGCTTCATAAGCACGGCAGCCTGGGCAGCGTGGACCTCTCCTCGATCCTCGAGCCTCTGGACTTTGTGCTTCCTGAGAGAGAACCGTTACCCGTGGCGGCCCCGGTCCCAGAGTTCGACATCAGCTCAGAGCTGGGCAGCCTGACGTTTGACCCGCAGCTCGCAGAAACAATAAAAGACCCTGATGTAAAGGTGGAGTCAGAGTCTCCAGACTCAGCAAAGACCGGGTCCGGTCTCGGGGACTCTGAGTCTGAAGTGACAGTGACAAAGTCAGAGGAGCAGGATGAGGAGGCgatgctggaggaggaggaggaggaggaagagttttCTCTGGAATGA